The region TTCAGCAGGCCCTTCCACAGGCTGACCACCGGGCTGATGGCCGGATCTTTCGGCAGGCCGTGATACAGCTCCGGCCGGTCGGCGTGGTGCAGCACGTACATGACGTGGGTGCCGCCGACGCCTTGCGGATCGTACAGCCCGGCGTTGTCATAGCCGCGCGACTTCAGGTCCTCGACCCGTTCGCCGGCGAAGGTCTTCATGTCCTCCTTGCTGCCGAAGCGGATCGCGCCGGTCGGACAGGTCTTGACGCAGGCGGGTTCCTGGCCGACCGACACCCGGTCGGAACACAGCGTGCACTTGTACGCCTTGTTGTCGACCGGATTCAGACGCGGAATGTTGAACGGACAGCCGGAGATGCAGTAGCCGCAGCCGATGCAGTTCTCTTCCTGGAAGTCGACGATGCCGTTGCTGTACTGGATGATCGCGCCG is a window of Microvirgula aerodenitrificans DSM 15089 DNA encoding:
- the fdxH gene encoding formate dehydrogenase subunit beta, whose product is YDNPADLTAQSWTVMRYAEVEENGKLEWLIRKDGCMHCSEPGCLKACPSPGAIIQYSNGIVDFQEENCIGCGYCISGCPFNIPRLNPVDNKAYKCTLCSDRVSVGQEPACVKTCPTGAIRFGSKEDMKTFAGERVEDLKSRGYDNAGLYDPQGVGGTHVMYVLHHADRPELYHGLPKDPAISPVVSLWKGLLKPLATVGIAAAGLFGFFHYITVGPNRTDDDNDEEQPK